The Dehalococcoidia bacterium genome includes a region encoding these proteins:
- a CDS encoding type II toxin-antitoxin system VapB family antitoxin — protein MRTTLNIDDEILQKASELTGINEKTSLVRLGLEALIARESSKRLANLGGTEKDLKSIPRRRTAAKRV, from the coding sequence ATGAGAACGACACTGAACATTGACGATGAAATCTTGCAGAAGGCTTCCGAGTTGACGGGTATTAATGAGAAAACATCATTGGTCAGACTGGGACTGGAAGCTTTGATCGCCAGGGAAAGCAGTAAAAGGCTGGCCAACCTTGGTGGAACCGAGAAAGACTTGAAATCCATCCCCAGAAGAAGGACGGCCGCCAAACGAGTATGA